From the genome of Alteromonas stellipolaris:
GTTCGCTTACAATCGACACAGGCACCGACTCTTCATGTTCCCCAATATCAGTAATGCGCAGCCGAGGATTATCAATGCAAGCCTCTAACATCTCGAAGGCTTCTTGCACATAACCTGCTAACGGCTTCAATGTACTTATATTTTTATTGCAGCAAACAATGCCTACATTGGCCACACCTGCGTAGGTCATCAAAGTGATGTTTACTCCGCCCCCTGGTGTCATGGTGGAAATGGGATAGCAGGCAAGTAGTTTACTGTCTTTTAAATATCGTGTATCTCGTGGACCAGGTATGTTCGATACCAAAATATTCGCGATTGGTTTAACCAGATTGGAAATTTTAAGCCATTCAAATACCAACGCTAAGGATTGGATCACGATGGTGTAGCCGCTAAAAGAAGCTGGTCGCGCTCGCATAGCAGCATGTTTTACAATTCTGTGGTTAATAATAATCTGGCGTAAACGAAGATAAGGGTCTTGATCGCCATGGGCCAGCTGTACCGGCACAATAGCAATTTTATTCCCTGTGGTTTTCTCTCCAGGCTTTCTAAGGTTTATAGGCATATTGGTAAACAATGCTTTTTTGAAAACCTGACCATGATCTTGTAGTAACCGATGAACCCCGATATCAAAGGCGCACAGGAGTATTTCATTGGCTGATGCACGGGTGCGTCGGGCCAAGGCTTTTACTCGTTTAAAATCGATATCTGTGGTAGTGACTACCCTTCCCGCTTCAACTTGCCCCGTTAGCACGGTTTTTGTGCCCGAAAAAGGCACGGGCATATAATGGGGGTTCACTCTCAACAGTTTTAAAAAAATGCGAATCAAGATAACCAGTAAATCGAAGCCCGTTTTTATGGCGCTTCCCACACTGACTAAGCGTTTATAGAAACTCGGTGAGTCATTGCGTTTATGCCTGAGTCGCTTCACCGCCCAAATTGGCGTGAATTCTGAATTATTGGAAGCCGACACATAACATGACTGAAACCACCTTACCAAGGTCGCACCATCGCCATACATATGATGTACTTTGGCGTAAATAGCATAAGTATTGCTATTGGTATCGAAGATGAAATGGTATTGCCACAGCGGTTTATCAGGGTCTAATCGTGCGGCGTGCAGCTGGGCTACAAAATCATCTAGATTCTGTCGGTTACTCACATCGTCAATATGATGCAATTGAACATGATAATCCATGTTCAAATGTTTCACTGGCGAAAGCCCAACCGGATAGCCTAGTACGGTTTTAACAACGCAATTAAACGGTGACGTTCCTTTGGCAAACCCTTTAATTTCATTATAAATAGCAGGTACATATTCAGGGCTTTTCGCCCCTTCTGGCATCTCTAGTAATTGAAGGCATCCAACATGTTTTGGGTTGTCATCGGATTCCGTTATCCAAAAGGACTTATCAAGAAAACTTAGTGTTTTACTCATCGACTATTCCTTTGTATTAAACATATCCTGTGGCACATGCTCAGTGACATTGGCTAATGCATGTGAACGCAACGCATCCACAATACTGTTTTGCTGAGCTTCACTGAGTACTAATCGTGGAAGTAAGCTAACCATCATGAGTGACAGCGCATGATAACGCTGAGATGTTTCATCCATATGGCTGTTAGTTTCATCAAATTGACAAGACTGGGTAATGATGAGGCTAAGCAAATCAACCAGCAACGTCAGATCTGAACGTGATGCGACCAACACATTCCTATTATTTAACGTAGCCAATAATTGAGAAAGCTGCTTATGTAAACTTGAAAGAATATTCTTCCGGGGCTTTTCAATTAACGGATATTTTTCAACAATATCCGCGGGGCTTCGATAAAAAAACCGAAATACGTGCAAGCTGTCTACCAACAGATATAAGTAATACATTACTTCTTCTGCGGTAAGTGAATTTAAAGCGTTGGGTACCAATACGCGCTGCATTTGCTTTTCATGCATACGCATAAGCGCACTCACCATGCTTTCTTTGCCCTTGAAATGGTAATACAAATTGCCGGGGCTAATATCTAACTCCATAGCAATGTCCACACTGGTAACGCCGTTCTCGCCATGGCGATTAAACAGAGTGAGCGCCGTAAGTAAAATCCGCTGCGATGTTTTCATTTATAGAAACACCAAATACAATTGAGCGAAGCCAGCTAGTAGGCCTAATAAGGCACCTGTGACAATGAGCTTCCACTCGTCTTGCTGATAAGCAGGGCGCAACACCCCTTCAAATTCTTCAGCGCTTAAGGCTTGCATTCGTTCACTTAAATCTTGGCCTACGTGCAAAGCATCGTTAGCGTAATCATAGGCATACAACAGATATTTATCTGAGTTATCGAATATCTGTTTCACCGCTAACGCTTTCATTTTATGATAGTTCTCAGAGCCCACACCTAGGGCGAAATAAGGCTGAGTGATAGCAACGTAACGTTCAATAGCATCGTTAACGTGTAGCTCAATAAGCTCTAGAAGTTGGGCTGAACCAGAGCCATGCAAAATAACGTGGGTAATGTTTTTGGGCGTGATCAGCTTTTGCTCAATAATTTCAGCGTACACCTCAGACACTTCTTTTTGCCGTTTTAGAAACATACCTTGTATGGTGATTGGGCCAAACTTAAAGGGACGTTTAGGCTCAAAAATAATTTTTATCGCAATCCAATTTGTTGCGTAGCCCACTAAAAGTCCGCCGAGGGGTAAAATCCACCAGTTTTGAAAGAAGTACCATAAAATCATGGTGGGTAACCCGAACAGAAAACCAAAATAGAAGCCTGAACGCACGATAAAAGGAAATTCTTTACTGCCTGCAGTAAGAAAAATCTCGTTGATTAACGAAGGTGAATTTACTAGCTGTTCAACGACGAGCTCTTTTATGTCGAGAATTTCAGCCACATTATGCTGAAAGTCATCCACCATCTTGTGGACGACATTGGGAATATCGTTTTCGATGCGCTGATAAACAAGGTTTTTTCCTTGCACGGGAAGCGCAGCCCACAATTGAGGGGCAGACTCAGACATAACATCGTTAACCACTTTGCGGGTAACTTGCCCCAGTCGACGTTCAATTGCTTTGGTGAGATCACTAGGATTGATGCGCTCTGCGAGCTCTTCAACACTCAGCAACTTACCCAAAACAAGTTCAACTTCAATTTCCGCCATTTGCCTGCGTTTAGCCGGAATTAGCCCCTGCCAACCAAAGATGGGTTTTACCCCAACAAACTCGATAGGGTAGAACATCATCTTTACCGCGAGGTAATTTGTTAACCAGCCAACCAGCGCGCTTATTAGCGGAATTGACAGCAGACTCAGTGTTTCTAAATTCCATTCCATATGGCGAACAACTTGCTCGAATTATTTTTCTTCTCTTTCAGGCTACTGAGTGCTTACGAATTGGTCAATGTTTTATCGGTAAATGCACCAAGGTTTCCAAGTTTTATTAAAATACATCAAATAAACCCCGCTTAATTTTTGACTACTTTTTGTTAGGTAGCGCATTCTAAACTTCCTTTGTACACTTTTTGTATACTCATCCGTGACACTGATAATATGGCTTTATTTGACTTACGTTTAAAAAAATTAGACCAAGACATTGCCCATGCTTCAAGCTATCAAGCATACCAAGAAGCTTGCTTAGCGCATGATGAAATTTCCGGTGCAGAAGCATGGAAAGCCGATGATGCATCAGATGATTACGACTACATACTTATTCAAAAACGGGTACAGCGCTTAAAAATTGCCAGAGGCAATGGTGATATGCATGCGCTTATGTCAATTATTCATGAAGGCTTGCATGGGAATTTAGGCAATATTGCAAACCCTGCTATCCGCCGTAAATGCAAGATGGGCACTAAGTATCTCATCGTGCAATTCATTGAAGAGGTCAAGCTAGCACTTGATCAGATTTACCAAGCTAATGAAGACGACGTAGATTTTTACGAGAAGCTGTCATTTTTTGAAGAAACCGCCCATGCATTCGGACGCAGCTGCCTGATGTTGTCTGGCGGCGCTGGATTGGGCTTCTTTCATTGCGGTGTTGTAAAGTCGCTAAATGAGAAAGAGCTGTTGCCTTCTGTAGTATCAGGCGCAAGTGCCGGTTCCATTATTGCTGCCTTGGTAGGCACACGTACGCATGACGAATTGCTCGATGCATTAAGCGCTGAAAATATCTACGAAACCTTCAAAAAATGGCGAAGCTGGGCGGGCTTTGGTAAGAATAGTTTGTTTGATAGCACGGTGTTAGAGAATGCATTAATCAGCTTATTCGATTTAACCACCTTTGAAGAAGCCTATAAAAAAACCCGTCGGCATGTAACCGTAACCGTATCGCCTGCAGATTTACACCAACATTCTAGGTTACTAAACGCTAAAACATCGCCCAACGCTATTATCACCCAAGCGGTAAGAGCGTCATGTGCCGTACCGGTAGTATTTAGCCCCGTACAACTACGCGCTAAAACACCAGCGGGTGATATCGTCCCCTATATTCCTAACCGACGCTTCGCTGACGGCTCACTGATGGCTGATTTACCCTTTGATAGACTTGCTAGGTTATATGGCGTTAACCACAGTATTGTAAGCCAAACCAATCCACTCGCCGTGCCCTTCATTCAATCTACGCGTATTAACCCTCAATCACTGTGGGGGCTATCGAGCAGACACGTGGGGCAGCTATTAAAAAGTAACAGTATTTTTGCCATCGATATTATTGAAAATATGATTGACAATAAGGGCGCTAAACTTGCTATTCATAAAGTGAAGTCTATTATCGATCAGCAATATGTAGGCAATATAAATATTCTCCCCAAACAACAAATTCGTAATTTGACACAAGTTATTGCTAATCCAAGTCTTGAGAGTATCAATGCTCTCATTGTGAGTGGAGAAAAATCAACTTGGCCACAGCTCGATGTTATTGAAAAAAATACCAAAATTAGCGAAAGTTTGCGGTATTATCTTGGCAAATTGAAACAAAGAGAAGCGGTTGAATTAGGACACAGTGCCTAATAACCCACCCCAGGCAGGAATTTGACTGGCATTGGGGTAGAAAACATACACGAAGGATATCGGTGAGCGCACAAATTCAAAGCCCAGATAGCATCTACACGCAGCAAGTTAAACAATTAATAAACATGGTGTACCCACAAGAGGTTGGCTATGGCTCAGTATTTGAAGATGCTAAACATTTTTTTGCTTTAACGCCTACGCTAGAAGCGCATGTTGAGGAATTGAAGGTACAGCTAAAAAAAGCGGAAGCTTCAACTAAGAAAGAAGTTCTTGTAGATCAGCTTAAAAAGCAAATTAAAAACTCTAGCCAAAAGCTTGAAGAGGAACGCTTGGCGCGCCTTGCGCGTATTGATGAGGTGAGCATTAAGATTATCAAGCTGTGCGAAGGAGACAGCTGGCAAGAAACTCAGCAGCTAAGTGCAAAGTTTCTCGGCACCTTAATGTTACTTACTCAAGGCCCCGAGGGTAAATTTGCACGCATTCACCAGCGCTTTAAGCCGCTTTACAAAGCCGTGTTGGTGTTAAGACTTACTGATAAATTACTCGATCACGACACCATTGCGCACAAGTACCTTTCAAAATATCGTGACGCGATCTCTCGTATGCGTGGTAACCGCTATTGGCGTGAAAAATGGCGCATAGAATTAGGCCGCCCATTAATTACTGCCTCTTTGCTACAAGATGTAGGCTTACAAAGCCCCGCCGCATTAACGATATTACGTGGCGCAGACAATAAGTTGGATGAATTCCGATTACTAGAAGAATCTCAGCGAAAAGACTTGTTGAAGCTTAACTATCACTTCACCATGAAATACCTTACTGAAGGGTTAGGCATTCCAGCCTATGTGGGAAACGTGAAAGAAGAACGTGACCGATTTGTGCAAACACATAAAGAGGCCAATGACTTTGTTAGCCAGTTGGTAAAAGATGCCTTTGTGTCTAAAACTGGTTTAGGTGAGCTAATTAAAATACCGCAAATTTATGCGTCTGTTATTTTTTCTACTAAAAACGATTACAGCCGTAAAAACCTACCTAAAGGCTACTTACTTATAGAGCAGCTATCTAAAAAAGGCGCGTTAAATAAAAAGCTCGCGGAGGACTTTATTGACTTGGTCGGTTACTTCCCGCAAGGCTTCGGCATTACTTTCATTCCTGTTAATGAAAACGGCCAAGAAAAAGACCAATATGAATGTGCGGTGGTGATAGGATTAAATCCAACTAAACCTGGCGAGCCAATTTGCAAAGTAACCACGCGCAATCAAAAGCATATCAGCAGCGGTCATATCGAAGTTATTGAGAAAGGCAGAAACCTTTATTTCCCAGTTAGCAGAAAGAAGCTAATGAATGTTGATAAAGCGCGCTTGAAAGAAATCATGAGCCAGCTTTCCAGTAATTTCACCCCAGACGCAGTAGATGACTTAATCCCCAGCTTTTGGGAGCCCCACGACTATTTTAGTTTTAAGAAACACCAAAATCTGTGGAGCAAAACGAACTAGGCCCGTGGCGATGTATTAACCCCCGTGGCGATGCAACGCCTGTGGCTAAACACTAACATCGATATTAAACGCGACTATAAAAGAAGAGAGTGCCCTACTCTCTTTTTTTGCGCCTAACGGTGTAGCCAGTAAGGTGCTAAAGGTTTACGAGTCGCTATCTGCCTTACCATCACCGTTGGTTTTCGTCGCAGTTGACGTACCGCTACTTGATGTTAAAGACTTCGTCGCCTGGGGCTTAGTTCCTGAAGCCTTAGCGGCAGTCGTTTTAGTCGCTGCTGGCTTCGATGCAGCGGAAGTCGTAGTGGTTGATTTCGCGGCGGCAGGTATTTTTGCCGAAGTCGATTTACTAGCCGTAGTGGTTTTACTAGCCGTAGTGGTTTTACTAGCCGTAGAGGTTTTACTAGCCGCTTTGGTTGCCGCAGCGGTCGTTTTGGTGGCAGGTTTTGAGGCTGCTTTAGGTGTCGCTTTAGCCGTGGGTTTTGGTGTCGTTTTTGAAGCAGCCTTAGCTGTCGACTTTGGCGCCGCTTTTACCGGGGCTTTTGCAGTTGTTTTTGTTGGCGTTTGGGCTTTCTCTGCCGCTCGTTTCGCGGCAAGCAATGCGACTTGCTCTACCAGTAAATCAACTTTAGCGGAAAGTAACGCTATTTGATGCTCTCTTTCAAGGCGTGCTTTTCCACCAGAAAGTAAGCTAAACAAAGGCGTAGACATCACCAACTGTTGTGCGCTATCAACAAGTGAAACTGGGTTAAATCGACGTTTCAACTCACCTTCGACTTCAGCGCCCTTGCGCTGCATAGCCTCAATTGAGGAGTGAGTATCATCAATTTTTTTACTTACTGTAGTAGCCGTACTCTCAAGTTGCGCTGATATTAAATCAGAACCTGCTGTAAGCCATCCAAATAAGGGTGATGATTTGTGATTATTAGGCATGTAACCTCCCGCTTCGAAAACGAATAGGGCAAGGTAGTTTTACTGTCGCATCGACACTAGCATTTGCGCTAACGCCTTTGTCAGTAACCGTACTACAAAAAACGACAACAACTACCTTGCTGAAAAATAGCAACAATAAAACGTGTGTGCTATTTATTCGCCGCTAACTTAGCTACGGCTTCCGTTAACGCGTCAATTTTTGCTGAAAGCTCTTCAATACGATGATCAGCAGGGTCGGTATCTAAGCCCAGTTTTTTACGTACATCTGCCACACGGTTTTCAACATCATTGGTGGTCGACTTAAACTTACTACGCGCATCGTCTTCTAGCGTTTCACCTTTGGTTACTAAGTCATCAAACATTTTGTTCGCATCTTCACTTAGCTTTTCGTAACGACCTTGTGCTTCTTCTACGCTTTTTCCGTACGCGCCAAGCCCTGCTAGCCAAATTTTGCGAGCCATGTCTTCTGCTTCGTTAATTTTACCTTTAATGGTATCAGTGGTTGTCATCGTCAGCTCCTGTGAATGTTCGATTACAGAATCACTATACAAAGCACAATTAGAAACCGCATACTAATAACAATACAAAACCACAAAAAGTTTACGCTTGGGAATGAAATCCAATCATATTCCCTTCTGTATCAATA
Proteins encoded in this window:
- a CDS encoding wax ester/triacylglycerol synthase domain-containing protein; its protein translation is MSKTLSFLDKSFWITESDDNPKHVGCLQLLEMPEGAKSPEYVPAIYNEIKGFAKGTSPFNCVVKTVLGYPVGLSPVKHLNMDYHVQLHHIDDVSNRQNLDDFVAQLHAARLDPDKPLWQYHFIFDTNSNTYAIYAKVHHMYGDGATLVRWFQSCYVSASNNSEFTPIWAVKRLRHKRNDSPSFYKRLVSVGSAIKTGFDLLVILIRIFLKLLRVNPHYMPVPFSGTKTVLTGQVEAGRVVTTTDIDFKRVKALARRTRASANEILLCAFDIGVHRLLQDHGQVFKKALFTNMPINLRKPGEKTTGNKIAIVPVQLAHGDQDPYLRLRQIIINHRIVKHAAMRARPASFSGYTIVIQSLALVFEWLKISNLVKPIANILVSNIPGPRDTRYLKDSKLLACYPISTMTPGGGVNITLMTYAGVANVGIVCCNKNISTLKPLAGYVQEAFEMLEACIDNPRLRITDIGEHEESVPVSIVSEH
- a CDS encoding TetR/AcrR family transcriptional regulator, translated to MKTSQRILLTALTLFNRHGENGVTSVDIAMELDISPGNLYYHFKGKESMVSALMRMHEKQMQRVLVPNALNSLTAEEVMYYLYLLVDSLHVFRFFYRSPADIVEKYPLIEKPRKNILSSLHKQLSQLLATLNNRNVLVASRSDLTLLVDLLSLIITQSCQFDETNSHMDETSQRYHALSLMMVSLLPRLVLSEAQQNSIVDALRSHALANVTEHVPQDMFNTKE
- a CDS encoding DUF445 domain-containing protein, whose protein sequence is MEWNLETLSLLSIPLISALVGWLTNYLAVKMMFYPIEFVGVKPIFGWQGLIPAKRRQMAEIEVELVLGKLLSVEELAERINPSDLTKAIERRLGQVTRKVVNDVMSESAPQLWAALPVQGKNLVYQRIENDIPNVVHKMVDDFQHNVAEILDIKELVVEQLVNSPSLINEIFLTAGSKEFPFIVRSGFYFGFLFGLPTMILWYFFQNWWILPLGGLLVGYATNWIAIKIIFEPKRPFKFGPITIQGMFLKRQKEVSEVYAEIIEQKLITPKNITHVILHGSGSAQLLELIELHVNDAIERYVAITQPYFALGVGSENYHKMKALAVKQIFDNSDKYLLYAYDYANDALHVGQDLSERMQALSAEEFEGVLRPAYQQDEWKLIVTGALLGLLAGFAQLYLVFL
- a CDS encoding DUF3336 domain-containing protein is translated as MALFDLRLKKLDQDIAHASSYQAYQEACLAHDEISGAEAWKADDASDDYDYILIQKRVQRLKIARGNGDMHALMSIIHEGLHGNLGNIANPAIRRKCKMGTKYLIVQFIEEVKLALDQIYQANEDDVDFYEKLSFFEETAHAFGRSCLMLSGGAGLGFFHCGVVKSLNEKELLPSVVSGASAGSIIAALVGTRTHDELLDALSAENIYETFKKWRSWAGFGKNSLFDSTVLENALISLFDLTTFEEAYKKTRRHVTVTVSPADLHQHSRLLNAKTSPNAIITQAVRASCAVPVVFSPVQLRAKTPAGDIVPYIPNRRFADGSLMADLPFDRLARLYGVNHSIVSQTNPLAVPFIQSTRINPQSLWGLSSRHVGQLLKSNSIFAIDIIENMIDNKGAKLAIHKVKSIIDQQYVGNINILPKQQIRNLTQVIANPSLESINALIVSGEKSTWPQLDVIEKNTKISESLRYYLGKLKQREAVELGHSA
- a CDS encoding phasin-related domain-containing protein, which translates into the protein MTTTDTIKGKINEAEDMARKIWLAGLGAYGKSVEEAQGRYEKLSEDANKMFDDLVTKGETLEDDARSKFKSTTNDVENRVADVRKKLGLDTDPADHRIEELSAKIDALTEAVAKLAANK